One region of Myxocyprinus asiaticus isolate MX2 ecotype Aquarium Trade chromosome 38, UBuf_Myxa_2, whole genome shotgun sequence genomic DNA includes:
- the LOC127428708 gene encoding rho GTPase-activating protein 24-like isoform X6, with the protein MAPLVVEQCVDFIREHGLTEVGLFRQPGQATLVKELQEAFDAGEKPTFDSSTDVHTVASLLKLYLRELPEPLVPFSCYEEFLVCGKRIPSDREQGLQELRILLHELPVANVNLLKYICQFLNDVQSYSNINKMSIENLATVFGPNILRPKAEDPESIIGGAAVVQHLMSELIREHSLLFSRENYSPPEASLSAIHPINRHSNLVEWVHGEPTAHSRESLLSEYHAPLPDQSVGGPQKLSMPFMTGGTESFQSPCDAHHLSVTERQLQVDSSPTSSALIYDNHSQQGSAQESLHIRHVPTPITPLPACSSMPRVQETGVETFVQSKSWPDMGEPNWGQERALGESGGSSEVQDSTLSVYDNIGTEQQREGCMEDRESGSGTVEAKGGTTSMADISSSWSSCEIVPLDGGSRRGGAGSPCHGSPVCFHSFRMDSGEEDPHPNSPASSSAPTDAPLSTGSSEVFLPNAPQEPLGIPASHAIHCLVAGLRQQMARQKAEYEAKINRLEQKNKALQGEVAGLRSTLEQQRRWVSVAEIKMRNVEQAQADADRRNATLQQEMEQFFKTFGELNAEARKINRIVQSF; encoded by the exons ATGGCTCCTCTGGTGGTGGAGCAGTGTGTAGATTTCATCCGAGAGCATGGGCTTACGGAGGTGGGACTCTTCAGGCAGCCCGGCCAGGCCACGCTGGTTAAAGAGCTGCAGGAAGCTTTTGATGCTGGGGAGAAACCAACCTTTGACAG CAGCACAGATGTCCACACAGTGGCTTCTCTACTGAAGCTATACCTCAGGGAGCTGCCTGAGCCCCTGGTGCCATTTTCTTGTTATGAGGAGTTTCTTGTGTGTGGCAAAAGGATCCCATCAGACAGAGAGCAG GGCTTGCAGGAGTTGAGGATTCTCCTTCATGAGCTTCCTGTGGCAAATGTCAACCTGCTGAAATACATCTGCCA ATTTTTAAATGATGTCCAGTCATACTCCAACATTAACAAGATGAGCATCGAGAACTTGGCAACTGTTTTTGGGCCAAATATCCTCCGGCCCAAAGCAGAGGACCCAGAAAGTATCATTGGAG GGGCAGCAGTTGTGCAACATTTGATGTCCGAACTGATCCGAGAGCACAGTTTGCTTTTCTCCAGAGAGAACTACAGCCCTCCTGAAGCCTCTTTATCAGCCATTCACCCCATAAACAGACACAGTAACCTCGTGGAATGGGTGCACGGTGAACCAACTGCCCACTCTAGGGAGTCACTGTTAAGTGAATATCATGCCCCACTTCCAGATCAGAGTGTAGGTGGTCCACAAAAACTATCTATGCCTTTCATGACAGGGGGGACAGAGTCTTTTCAAAGCCCTTGTGATGCCCATCATTTATCAGTGACGGAGCGACAGCTTCAAGTGGACTCTTCACCAACCAGCTCTGCTCTGATTTATGACAACCACAGTCAACAAGGCTCAGCACAAGAATCTCTCCATATAAGACATGTGCCAACACCCATCACCCCATTACCTGCCTGCTCTTCAATGCCCAGAGTGCAAGAAACTGGAGTTGAAACTTTTGTCCAGTCAAAGAGCTGGCCTGATATGGGGGAGCCCAACTGGGGGCAAGAGAGAGCCCTTGGGGAGAGTGGAGGCAGCAGTGAAGTCCAGGACAGTACCCTTTCAGTCTATGACAACATTGGTACTGAGCAGCAGAGGGAGGGATGTATGGAGGACAGGGAGTCAGGCAGTGGTACTGTGGAGGCAAAAGGTGGTACTACCAGTATGGCAGACATTAGCAGCTCTTGGTCCTCCTGTGAGATAGTGCCTTTAGATGGAGGCAGTAGAAGAGGTGGAGCTGGAAGTCCTTGCCATGGTTCTCCTGTTTGCTTCCACTCTTTCAGAATGGACTCTGGTGAGGAAGACCCTCACCCTAACTCCCCTGCTTCCTCTTCTGCTCCCACTGATGCACCTTTAAGCACTGGCAGCAGTGAGGTCTTTTTGCCAAATGCCCCCCAAGAACCCCTTGGCATTCCTGCCTCCCATGCTATACATTGTCTCGTTGCAGGGCTTCGGCAACAGATGGCAAGGCAAAAGGCTGAGTACGAGGCAAAAATCAACAG GCTGGAGCAGAAAAACAAGGCACTCCAGGGGGAGGTTGCAGGTCTGCGATCAACTCTGGAGCAGCAACGTCGCTGGGTTAGCGTGGCAGAGATCAAAATGCGAAATGTAGAACAAGCACAAGCTGACGCTGACCGGCGCAATGCCACTCTGCAACAGGAAATGGAGCAGTTCTTTAAAACATTTGGTGAGCTGAACGCAGAGGCTCGAAAAATTAATCGCATTGTTCAGAGTTTTTGA